The genomic stretch ATCTCACATTAGAACCAGAACCCAACTCATGAGAAGAACTTAATTCATTTTCTAACTAGGACAGATGTGATTCACCAAGCCCAAGCATATCCATGTGAGAAGAATTAGAAGGAAGCAAAGGGAATTCACTAAGACCTTGAATAAAACTATCAAGATCTCCAAACCCACTGAAGAAACCAGTTGTTGAATTCTCACCTCCCcacatctctctttcttcttcttcttctttgattctctgAGACCCATCTTGTAGATCTCTCGTTTTGGTGGGCTTGAAGCTAGAAATCAGTGATTCTTCTCTGCTAATAACactctttgctttcttcttgtTGCTGCGTTTGTGATCTGGGGGCTTCCCAGTGAGCCTCTGTACAAGCTCTCTGAAATTGGCTACATCAGTCTTTATGATCTCCGGTGCAAATACGTGAACTATTCTGATCTTTGGCTGGAATTTCGATATTACGTGAGAGCCTTTGTGCATGGCTAGTGCTGAAGAAATCCTGTTGGGTTCACATGTGTGAGGCTTCATCATCTCTTTCATGGCTTCTATTCAATTTTCTTCTGATGgaacttttgagagagagaagggttgcTTTGGGGAAGGTGGGGTTGGCGATGGTTCTTGGAGAGAGGGGGTAAGGGGATATAAATAGAGGTGGAAGATGGGCTTTATAGTTTAatgactttttttcttttggtaggaTAGTTTAATGACTTTAAtccaaagagaaagggaaattttgaaaagcaCAAAAGGGTGCCTGTTGGAAGCAAGGATTGGATGAATAGTTAAAATGACAGAAGCACAGAAGAGTCAACAAAGTAGGTAATGgtttttaagagagagaagagagaagagaggagagacgCATATCCAGTAGGACCAACACAAATGTACAATGGGTCCTTTTCTTGGGGTGGTGGGAGGTGGGGTAGGGAACGTTCTTTCATTTTAACAATTAAATCTGCTATAGAGACttagagagaaggagagagactTTCTGTAAATGCCTGACATACCCTTGTTTACCCAAGATTACCAATATAATTACCTACTCTAAAAATGGATTTATCTTATAAACAAATGGCTCATCAGTTAAGAGTTCTTGTCAAGATAGATTTCGATGGTTTCAATAAACTAATTAttctcaagtttttttttttttttttaaccccaaATATGATTTGGAAAATCCTGTTTAAAGAAGAATCCACCGACAAATATtgaccatttgaagtttgaGCTATATCACTACCTCCCAATTAAGCTGTAAGTCTTCACAGATTTGAAGGGTCAATGCCCTTAATTTCCTGGTTACTCACAGGGTTTTGAATCATGAACTAAGCAGATGACCAATGCATATTACAAAATCATGGAGCTTGCAAGGCCCTTTAAGGTGGAAGTCCTTGCCCATCATCCTAAGAAAATTGGCTCTTTCTCTTGAGTCATTGGTGATTGGTAGGGATAGAGTGGAAAATACTCAATAAATCCATTTCAAATTGACCTCTTCTAATTTCATTAACCAATTTGAAAATCAGGAAATTATATCAACtggggggttggggggaaaTTTCAAGAGGAGAGTTGAGTCACTCCCATGGTTTTCTGTTTTCCTGCAGCTCTAGctcaattattttttaatttaaacaaCTACTGCGCGTGGTTCCTGGTGGgaataaagaaagagaactCCTAAAATTTATGGAAAGAAACAAGTATGTGATGCGCGTTTCAGTCCCATGGATATCACAACATATATCAGGACAGAGTCATTGTCCAAATATCCACTACGTGGCAGATCGGATGGGTTCTAGATTATATTGGTAGGGTAGCTTTTTGTGTCCTCTACTTATAtgtcaagttttaatttcaacGGATACAATTATGATGAAAATCAATACATGAaaggatatttgattgaattagattaTGATATTTAATACATGATTATTACCTCGTGATTGTAATTAATGAGATTATCTCAACAAGTAGTGTGAATGAAATTAACCCATATAAGAAACTTATTTAACTAAAACCCTTTAGTTATTTACTTTAATAATCATAGATCATAATATACACAATGGTTGCAAACATTTAGTTTGAAAATTTAGACAACAATTTTTGATACATTGGATGTGAATCACCATGGAATGCAATTTGGTCAAACTATTGTACACATTACCAACAAAGCTTTTCTTACTAAGGAGTCAACAACAATATTTATCTTCCTAGGAATATAATGAAAAGAACAAGCTCTATCATATGATGAAAAATTTATAACTTCGTATTGTATTAAGTAAAATAGTTGTAGCTTTTAACTCattaaaacaaataatatattttgatgtaATGTAAATATTTGTTTCATTTGAAAGTAATATAAATAATTGAGAAAGTTACTTGAACACCCCTTGTattatggccagattgcttGAGATACCAAAAGTTTGAAACTATTACTTTGAAGCCCCATAAAACTTGACGGCGTGAGTCTGCAGTAAGTGGTTGAacgaaaataccattttaccattATGagttatacaaaaaaaaaaaaaaaaaaaaaataaaataaaattcctatGTTAATCGAAGAAAGcactttttagggttttagcaACTCATCGTTGCCATTGGTGCACGCACCTTGCGCGTGATCTAGTTGGGGTTTTTATTATGGCCGACGTTAGGATGTTAGATCACAACCTGGGTTGGGGTTACATTCTTCTTTGGCATTTGCAAATAACTATAGAGCAAAGAGATGAGAGGTTTGCAATGGGAAGATGTAGAAATCAAGACTTTCCTTGTTTTAATTAAAAGGTATAAAGGTTTATTCACTACACTTAAAAGGGTAATTTGCTAATTTAGGATTTTCTCAATTCATGCTATCACAAGGACTAGCTGTAATAAATCTTAAAATGCAAGGGTACTTGGGGTGATGATCTTCTACCGCCGGTGATACTATGTGATGAGCGTCGGACGACCGAGACAATATTGGCACATGCACCAATGCCATGCCAACCATCGGATCCTCATGATTCTGCCGCGCCCGTGGCAGAGGAATTTTTTCAGGGTACTTGAAGTAAACATTTCAAACTTGTGCGACATCAAGCCATTCTACAAAGGTGTtagtaattttccctaaaatattttttgatatCTCTtttaagagggagagagagagggttggtCAAATGGGTACGGTGGGTATAGCTGGTGAAGATACGGTTAATTCCGTGGGAGACTAACCGTGTGATTTGATGCACGTGGGGGTGAGGTGTGTGTGTACAGAGGTGATTGTTTGAAGGTCCGAATCTGTGAGTACTACCCGACTTTCATGAGCTACACTCAGCCCTGAGTTTCTCTGaccagaggaggaggagagactGAGATTGTCAGGCTGAGGAAATGCCTTGTTTATCTCTTCCATTGGACAAAGCCATACTTCACAACAAAACTGATCTCTGAAGTGTGATCACAGTATCACAGCAAAGCTGCAGGCGCACGAGACTTTTGCCGGCCACCCCAGAGGCCATGAGGACAACCTGAAagcccccacccccacccatcCCATGAGGACATGACCCCACCTCGCTAGCGGCCTTCACTGACAAGAAGATTCCCTTCCCGTGTGTTGCATACAGCATACGCAATGCCATGCTTTGCCACTTGGCGACGTGCCTTACAACCAGAAGACAGCTAAACCCTCTCTCCCCCTATGGGAGTCTCCCCCCACTGTGTGGACGTGTGTAGCACTATTGTATCATATATCCCCTCCTGTGCCTGACTGTTAGGGACATTTTGTCCAATTTGGATCTTCTCCAGTCGGCTGTAGCCTTTGATCTCATAGGATGTGCCGATATGGCTACTTGTTCCCACTTTGTTTatatgaccttttttttttaatctatttttttggCGAGAAACTCTTAAaaagaatttcttcaatttttacTCTCCTGAAACGGATGTCAAAGTTCAGCTCGAATCAATTAGATGGGTTTTGGTTGATTGGTTCATTTTGGATCGAAGTGAACACAACCCACTaagttgttaaaaaaaaacGTATAATTTATCTTATGTATACATGTAAACTCAAAATCGAATTGGACCAAACATGATAATAGCCCGACTACAAATTGATAAGAAACTGGATCGAAATTTTCCTCACCGCCCGCACTTAGACAAGATG from Macadamia integrifolia cultivar HAES 741 chromosome 14, SCU_Mint_v3, whole genome shotgun sequence encodes the following:
- the LOC122060895 gene encoding VQ motif-containing protein 25-like isoform X1, with product MKEMMKPHTCEPNRISSALAMHKGSHVISKFQPKIRIVHVFAPEIIKTDVANFRELVQRLTGKPPDHKRSNKKKAKSVISREESLISSFKPTKTRDLQDGSQRIKEEEEEREMWGGENSTTGFFSGFGDLDSFIQGLSEFPLLPSNSSHMDMLGLGESHLS
- the LOC122060895 gene encoding VQ motif-containing protein 25-like isoform X2 — its product is MKEMMKPHTCEPNRISSALAMHKGSHVISKFQPKIRIVHVFAPEIIKTDVANFRELVQRLTGKPPDHKRSNKKKAKSVISREESLISSFKPTKTRDLQDGSQRIKEEEEEREMWGEFTEFSISHFDPQLSTFHTVNNSVVNIWEQMNNSVLSSYLC